gtatgatacagggactggttaggttactacatcacaccctaggTCCTATtgctgggttcggggcgtgacattatatatattggatacagtgcaaccacacatatgattttcagcgtgggtatcgagatagttggctggatATTAGAGTGGCCactagtggattaatggaccaggtggtaccAGTCGGACTATAATAAATTGCATAACCCATAGGCTAAGAGGTAATATGTTGGcaattgttattattgtatctaaactggtcagtgttctaaatatgcatatttatgatttgaaaactaaaatgggtatagtcacaggtttgagtactaGGCGAAgagatcgtacagtgtatgagcCTGTACCCTATTCTAACCTCGGGGACTCTcacttgttatgatgctaaatcATCTATCATAGGATTCATGTCTATATATCTCTTATATTACAATATTGAGAATATTCCTTATAAGTATTTGTTTTcaattgaaataaatgcatgtggTCACACAGTGATGTAATATCTTCTACCtgattgagaagtgtctcaccccaacatacaacatttgtttcaggtcctataggGCATCGGTCCTAGTTGTTAAAGGAACCTGAAAGGGTTGTTTTGTCTTTAACTTACGTAAGTTATTTTGTATATGCTACAGATTAGTTCGGAACGTTTTTCGGGTTGTAAGAActgattatgttttaagtatggatgtatgtatttgaggatacaattaaaaaactctggtatgtcttttagattcccatatgcatgtttatgttttttcgctgtGCATGAAATTGCAGATTAGTATAAAATactcgtatgtccctatttagggcaggtcgtatatgtatgttattaggGACAAGTGTAATATACAAgagtagtagcactctggggccgtataaCGGGCCAAGGCGTTACAAATATgctaaatttataaacaaaattttgatttcacaTACCAATAACATTTagtttttcataattttcattcatattttaaaaaactttaaattttgatagtatttaatagagaaggaaaatataagagaaaataaaattttttattatcattttcttttctaatgtaAAATCTCTAATCCAAACAAatcataaatattcatgttgtgaTGTAATGTCCCATTCTGCATCttaaaaaatttttttagaattttttttcttctcctgACTTCTTTCGTGCCAAATACAAAAGAGATGTAAAAAAAAACAactattaatttaattatttatttatttaaaattctcTTTGGtgtaattttaaaaatgtcaaatttattcttataactatcaatcattattttaaaatacttattTAACTAGTCATAACTATTCTAAAATATCTTATGATTATATCAAATTTATCCTCATAATtacttataattattttaaaatagccttataattaattataattatttcaaaatatgcttatattatttaattttttataattttttttaaatttttttttgaaaatagagaGCTAGAGTATGTATAGTGCATGCCTATgactattttttaattatatgaatatgcaggaaaataattttttggaaGGAGTgggtaaaattttttttttttaaaaaagaacaaGATTTAAAAGTGCTTATACTTCATCACGACGGTTGAAGGAAATTTCGTACTTGAAGTCAATCATGGCGTTCGAAGCCTTCCTCGCGATCTGTACCAGTCCGTCTTCCAAATTTTTTGGCGTTGATTGTAAATCAAACACACACTTGCTGTGCTTACCCGGTGGCTGGTTCTCTCCTCACTCCATTATTTCCGTTGTTGAAATCTTCCCTCTTCTTCTCCATCCCGCCGCGTTCAATTTCCAGAAACTAAAATGGAGAACTCAACCCAAGAATCCCACCTCAGATCCGACAACTCCGTCACCTACGAATTTCCCTACCCTCTTTACGCTATGGCCTTTTCTTCTTCCGCCTCCATAAGCCACTGCCCCCACCACCACCGCATCGCCGTCGGCAGCTTCATCGAAGAGTACAACAACAGGGTCGATGTCCTCTCGTTTGACGATGAAACCCTCACCCTCAAACCCAACACCTCCCTCTCCTTCGACCACCCCTTCCCACCCACTAAGCTCATGTTTCGTCCCAACTCCTCCGACCTCCTCGCCTCCTCCGGCGACTACCTCCGCTTATGGGAACTTCGCGAAAACTCGATCGAACCCGTCTCAGTCCTCAACAATAGCAAAAGCAGCGAGTTCTGCGCTCCCCTGACTTCGTTCGATTGGAACGAAGTGGAGCCTCGGAGAATTGGGACATCTAGCATTGACACCACTTGCACAATTTGGGATGTCGAGAGGGGTGTGGTTGAGACTCAGCTTATTGCCCACGACAAAGAGGTTTACGACATTGCTTGGGGCGAGGCAGGGGTTTTTGCGTCGGTTTCGGCTGATGGGTCTGTGAGGATTTTCGATTTGAGGGATAAGGAGCATTCCACTATTATATACGAGAGCCCCCAGCCCGATACGCCATTGCTGAGGCTGGCTTGGAACAAGCAGGATTTGAGGTACATGGCGACCATCTTGATGGACAGTAACAAGATTGTAATATTGGATATTCGGTCCCCTACGATGCCTGTGGCTGAGCTCGAGAGGCACCGGGCCAGTGTGAATGCGATTGCCTGGGCGCCGCAGAGCGGTAGGCATATTTGCTCTGTGGGGGATGATGCGCAGGCTCTTATTTGGGAATTGCCGACGGTCGCTGGACCAAACGGGATTGACCCAATGTCTTCGTATTCGGCTGGGTCTGAAATTAATCAGCTGCAGTGGTCTGCGAGGCAGCCTGATTGGATTGCAATTGCTTTTTCCACGAAGATGCAGCTCCTGAAAGTTTGAGGTGAGAGGGCATTTCTCTTGTCAAATTTTCGTAGGATATGCTTATGTAGACTCGAATGCATAGAATTCTGGATTTGCTGCGGACAGGTTAGAGGAAAAATTAGAACAATTAAGGTGTCTTTGGACATGCCTTCGAATTCAAGTATTCCATTTGCGCTTCCAGTAGGAAAAAAATGATCTATTGAAATCGAAGACATCAGCTTATTAGTAGCTATTGGATAGTTTTGTGGTTTCCTAAAAAAACAAccattttataaatttatatcatCATTTATGTTTCCAGTGCTATTATTCATTACCTTGGAATTCTATGTAAAATTTGATGGGTCCATTCAATTCTAAAGGTATGTCCAAGTGCACCATtgctatccattttttttttttcaagctaaATTGTTCTGGTTGATTTGTATTAGGAAGGACTGGTACTTTCAATACAGGTTGTTAGTGCTAGGTTGCTAGCTTTGTTTGTTTATATGCTGGGAGTCTAGAACCAGTCTTATTATTGTGAATCAAGCGTTCTCTGGGCTGTTTTGGTTAATGAAATATCAAGCTTATGGTTTGAATTTCCAAGTATGATTAATCTGTCCCTCATAGAGAATGAAAGAGTTTTTGGAGATTTATCCTGATTATTGCTCATCCAATTCTTCAATAGAATCTTCCTCT
The Malania oleifera isolate guangnan ecotype guangnan chromosome 13, ASM2987363v1, whole genome shotgun sequence DNA segment above includes these coding regions:
- the LOC131146036 gene encoding protein TRANSPARENT TESTA GLABRA 1 produces the protein MENSTQESHLRSDNSVTYEFPYPLYAMAFSSSASISHCPHHHRIAVGSFIEEYNNRVDVLSFDDETLTLKPNTSLSFDHPFPPTKLMFRPNSSDLLASSGDYLRLWELRENSIEPVSVLNNSKSSEFCAPLTSFDWNEVEPRRIGTSSIDTTCTIWDVERGVVETQLIAHDKEVYDIAWGEAGVFASVSADGSVRIFDLRDKEHSTIIYESPQPDTPLLRLAWNKQDLRYMATILMDSNKIVILDIRSPTMPVAELERHRASVNAIAWAPQSGRHICSVGDDAQALIWELPTVAGPNGIDPMSSYSAGSEINQLQWSARQPDWIAIAFSTKMQLLKV